A window of Chloroflexota bacterium contains these coding sequences:
- a CDS encoding cupin domain-containing protein, whose translation MEIADVASIPDLDRWLASHNLMGSWSGGEHDAASAIPRYPPHLWRWADVHEALVRIGPTLARIPTLAEKMAGYKHFGLDHPGLPRGVSPTINMGAQVLMPGEHGEARRHLQAEFRFILQGGAGAFAVVEGERFPMEDGDLLTTPAWCWYDWANEGDEPVFWLNIGDITLTRLAYRFREVHPERRQTVDKPTGYWERALGQARPSWITHELPTPPFRYAWADTMRGLEALKTSGDAPDPCDGHRLTFPHPLNGGATSPTLAFEAHLLPPGFTTEPHRHLSTTRYHVVRGAGATTVDGEQLQWTEKDSFIVPPWSWHQHANRTREDAILLCVTDRPAMQGFGFYREERSPTPEERR comes from the coding sequence GTGGAGATCGCGGACGTCGCATCAATCCCAGACCTGGACCGCTGGCTTGCGAGCCACAACCTCATGGGAAGCTGGTCGGGCGGGGAGCACGATGCGGCGTCCGCAATCCCGCGCTATCCGCCGCACCTGTGGCGATGGGCCGACGTCCACGAGGCGCTCGTCCGCATTGGGCCAACGTTGGCGCGGATTCCGACGCTCGCCGAGAAGATGGCGGGCTACAAGCACTTCGGGCTGGACCACCCTGGCCTACCGCGGGGGGTGAGCCCAACCATCAACATGGGCGCGCAGGTCTTGATGCCGGGCGAGCACGGTGAGGCTCGCCGCCACCTGCAGGCTGAGTTCCGCTTCATCCTGCAGGGCGGCGCCGGGGCGTTCGCGGTGGTCGAGGGGGAGCGGTTCCCCATGGAGGACGGCGATCTCCTCACGACGCCGGCGTGGTGCTGGTACGACTGGGCGAACGAGGGCGACGAGCCGGTCTTCTGGCTCAACATCGGCGACATCACGCTGACGAGGCTCGCCTACCGCTTTCGCGAGGTGCATCCGGAGCGGCGGCAGACCGTGGACAAGCCCACCGGGTACTGGGAACGGGCGCTCGGCCAAGCGCGGCCAAGCTGGATCACGCACGAGCTGCCGACGCCGCCCTTTCGCTACGCGTGGGCGGACACGATGCGGGGGCTCGAGGCTCTCAAGACGAGCGGGGATGCCCCCGATCCCTGTGACGGGCATCGGCTGACGTTTCCCCATCCACTGAACGGGGGCGCCACCAGCCCCACGCTGGCGTTTGAAGCCCACCTCCTCCCTCCTGGCTTCACAACGGAGCCGCACCGCCACCTCTCGACGACCCGGTATCACGTGGTCCGGGGCGCAGGCGCCACGACCGTCGACGGAGAGCAGCTCCAGTGGACGGAGAAGGACAGCTTCATCGTTCCGCCCTGGTCCTGGCACCAGCACGCGAATCGGACGCGCGAGGACGCGATCCTTCTCTGCGTCACCGACCGACCCGCCATGCAGGGCTTCGGGTTCTACCGCGAGGAGCGCTCCCCGACGCCGGAGGAGCGTCGGTGA
- a CDS encoding Rieske 2Fe-2S domain-containing protein: MATTIASSAAPYSAYHKRDVPEADGELTRVGPGTPCGEYLRRFWHPVGLSADLIDLPKAVRILGEDLVLFRNGEGQVGLVQLHCPHRGTSLEFGTVERRGLRCCYHGWLFGVDGQVIETPGEPPESNIKDRFFHGAYPTIEFKGLVFAYMGPPDRRPSFPKFDTFDMPGYRTVASWGDPTASNWLQQAENNIDPVHLVYLHRFEEIRSRLDAHRPSVDPSLSWEHYANVGLKQWEEDVQSVRDDTRRNHLFEWFQDPTTGFFYSWTRRIGDLVWVRISDLIPPNVDQIPRSLPISMESQELPFDPPRTTTWTVPVDDETTITASIAYHPEEGTQQSRFRFTGVTNAPRTYEDRQRQPGDWEALLTQRPIAVHALEHLGWSDTGVIMFRKAIRDGIRAVSRGEDPMPQILSASGTIKTYAQSTIIRVPPAPTPEADRELLRATARRVIAGEFPKPAPARAAS; this comes from the coding sequence GACGCTTCTGGCATCCGGTCGGCCTATCCGCCGACCTCATAGACCTGCCCAAGGCCGTTCGCATCCTGGGGGAAGATCTGGTGCTGTTCCGAAACGGCGAGGGCCAGGTGGGACTCGTGCAGCTCCACTGCCCTCACCGCGGAACGTCGCTCGAGTTCGGCACCGTGGAGCGGCGCGGGCTCCGCTGCTGTTATCACGGCTGGCTATTCGGCGTCGATGGACAGGTAATCGAGACGCCGGGCGAGCCGCCGGAGAGCAACATCAAGGATCGATTCTTCCACGGCGCCTACCCGACCATCGAATTCAAGGGGCTCGTGTTCGCCTACATGGGCCCGCCGGATCGGCGCCCCAGCTTCCCCAAGTTCGACACGTTCGACATGCCGGGATACCGAACGGTTGCCTCCTGGGGCGATCCGACGGCGTCCAACTGGCTCCAGCAAGCCGAGAACAACATCGATCCGGTGCATCTCGTCTACCTGCATCGCTTCGAGGAGATTCGGAGCAGACTCGACGCCCACCGCCCCAGCGTCGACCCCAGCTTGAGCTGGGAGCACTACGCCAACGTCGGGCTGAAGCAATGGGAGGAAGACGTCCAGAGCGTTCGCGATGACACCCGGCGGAACCACCTATTCGAGTGGTTCCAGGACCCGACGACCGGGTTCTTCTACTCCTGGACGCGGCGCATCGGGGACTTGGTGTGGGTGCGCATATCAGACCTGATCCCGCCGAACGTGGATCAGATCCCGCGCAGCCTGCCCATCTCGATGGAATCGCAGGAGCTCCCGTTCGACCCGCCCAGAACCACAACCTGGACAGTACCGGTCGACGATGAGACAACCATTACCGCGAGCATCGCCTACCATCCGGAAGAGGGCACCCAGCAGAGCCGATTCCGCTTCACCGGCGTCACGAACGCCCCGCGAACCTACGAAGATCGTCAGCGGCAGCCGGGCGACTGGGAGGCGCTCCTCACGCAGCGCCCCATCGCGGTCCATGCCCTCGAGCACCTCGGCTGGTCCGACACAGGCGTCATCATGTTCCGCAAGGCGATCCGGGACGGCATTCGCGCGGTCAGCCGCGGTGAAGACCCCATGCCGCAGATCCTGTCGGCGAGTGGGACGATCAAGACCTACGCGCAGAGCACGATCATTCGCGTGCCGCCCGCGCCGACGCCCGAGGCCGATCGCGAGCTGTTACGGGCTACGGCGCGACGCGTGATCGCGGGGGAGTTCCCGAAGCCCGCGCCAGCTCGCGCGGCGAGCTAG